The Megachile rotundata isolate GNS110a chromosome 3, iyMegRotu1, whole genome shotgun sequence genome includes a window with the following:
- the LOC100875561 gene encoding uncharacterized protein LOC100875561 yields MFSYLCLIGIYILCIIQYCVCDICTMCLCSNTRNEESIIDCHGQNFEDNNMLIPDLLTLNEYQSIDKLILSQNNIINVPGYLLKRLKPMKSLDLSKNLIENIYSSTYMNLNSLEDLNLSKNILTVFDDSLLKVLPTLLTLNVSYNNIHTVQSVPDKYTSKIFSLDFSHNNIYNLSKTFFELVPNLEYLDLSFNKIHSLMDYDLKHLSSLKVIYINNNFLTLLQMQIYPKSLVELHAGYNQITEIFYESSQLQTLNIQHNNISKINTNLTKLENLKYLNIGANMLSDFPNIKLENLKTLDMSDNKFIRIPKTLTIENFPLLAEFNISKNPIQNLMFYSDLKLDSFIANNISTLETISKEAFAKLMTYSSHCLNLTISNNKILSFIHEDTLAHLNLCSLDLSNNRFSYISQKLVLRNNTFVINDINLQGNPFKCNCSLQWILSYLVPNLYSRRADLLDNLRCAWPLQISSMRMIHWYGWEEEIFCSNTSHFNENIIIQVPKVANSQTVKLDSSRGLLIVLGIAITVLSCLIIIGIIWAQKLSMKKRRVNRRF; encoded by the exons ATGTTTagttatttatgtttaattggaatttatattttatgtatcatACAGTATTGTGTGTGTGATATATGTACAATGTGTTTGTGTTCAAATACAA GAAATGAAGAATCTATTATTGATTGTCATGGACAAAATTTTGAAGATAATAACATGTTAATTCCTGACTTACTAACATTAAATGAATATCAATCCATTGACAAACTTATTTTGTCGCAAAACAATATAATTAATGTTCCTGGATATTTACTGAAGAGATTAAAACCTATGAAAAGTCTAGATTTATCTAAAAATcttatagaaaatatatattcaagTACATATATGAATTTGAATAGTCTTGAAGATTTAAATCtctctaaaaatatattaacagtCTTTGATGATTCATTGTTAAAAGTGCTTCCTACACTATTGACATTAAATGTTAGTTACAATAATATTCACACAGTACAGAGTGTACCAGACAAATATACATCGAAAATTTTTTCTCTTGATTTTTctcataataatatatacaatttatcTAAAACGTTTTTTGAACTGGTACCAAATCTGGAATATCTAGACTtgtcatttaataaaattcattcttTGATGGATTATGATCTAAAACATCTAAGTTCTTTGAAAGTAATCTACATAAACAATAATTTCCTTACTTTGCTGCAAATGCAAATATATCCTAAGTCTTTAGTTGAACTGCATGCCGGATATAATcaaattacagaaatattttatgaatcatCTCAACTGCAAACATTAAACATTCAGCATAACAACATTTCTAagattaatacaaatttaacaaaattagagaatttaaaatatttaaatattggtgCTAATATGTTATCAGATTTCCcaaatattaaacttgaaaatttaaaaactttagatatgtctgataataaatttattcgtaTTCCTAAAACACTGACTATTGAAAATTTTCCATTATTGGCTGAATTTAACATTAGCAAAAATCCTATTCAAAACTTAATGTTCTATTCGGATTTAAAATTAGATTcatttattgcaaataatattagCACTTTGGAAACAATCAGCAAAGAGGCATTTGCAAAGTTGATGACATATTCATCACATTGTCTAAATCTTACTATATCTAACAATAAAATCTTATCTTTCATTCATGAAGATACTTTGGCACACTTAAATTTATGTTCT ttGGACCTGAGCAACAATAGATTTTCCTATATATCACAGAAGTTAGTGTTGAGGAATAATACTTTTGTGATAAATGATATCAATTTACAAGGAAATCCATTTAAATGTAATTGTTCTTTACAATGGATACTAAGTTATTTAGTACCAAATCTGTACTCCAGACGAGCCGATCTTCTAGACAATCTAag ATGTGCTTGGCCTTTGCAAATATCAAGCATGAGGATGATACATTGGTATGGATGGGAAGAAGAAATTTTTTGTAGTAATACATCAcactttaatgaaaatattataattcaagTCCCTAAAGTAGCGAACAGTCAGACTGTCAAACTTGATTCTAGTCGTGGTTTACTAATTGTTTTAGGAATAGCTATAACTGTATTatcatgtttaataataataggcATTATATGGGCACAAAAGTTGTCTATGAAAAAGAGGAGAGTTAATaggagattttaa
- the LOC143263907 gene encoding uncharacterized protein LOC143263907 gives MIIESLDEYLETVAGYIFDDDKLVTYKWLSKELEVHVDIAKQILWKFWQKYKKEKSFDCTLLLMGILPDDGMRVEVVKEKDLESAKEKYEKVLSEHIYSLQKVLPNIQLLEMAENGDIKYSAIKCIENNERSNDEMHMLRWGTLSNEVQPASEEKVDCKSEPIKVKEVKEETSPKNKVDDKKKVGQKKGFDNLFGKVTNKQKSISTLSDAKKADSTQATKKGDTSKSSKKPTQGGLSSFLQPTKNEEVKNTVASEIKKDTELVIKEKTEKEVVPDNNKQQKKKTQGKKRNRSKDTTSAAKRRKRITIQDDSSDTDENEGNEDLTSDEEQRRIVESSPEHVSPVKVQNDSPPRIKVENNKRKVLKTVDKTFEEDGFLVTKKVHVYESCSEEEPEIVEPKKSTPPKSKEKKNNKQAAITSFFKKM, from the exons atGATTATAGAATCGCTAGATGAATATTTAGAAACTGTGGCTGGATATATATTTGATGATGATAAATTA gtaACTTACAAATGGTTGAGTAAAGAGTTGGAGGTACATGTTGATATAGCGAAACAAATTTTGTGGAAATTCTGGCAGAAATACAAGAAAGAGAAAAGTTTTGATTGTACTCTTTTATTAATGGGCATTTTACCTGATGATGGCATGCGAGTTGAAGTTGTTAAAGAAAAAGATTTGGAATCAGctaaagaaaaatatgaaaaagtttTGTCTGAACATATTTATAGTCTCCAAAAGGTATTACCTAATATACAATTACTTGAAATGGCTGAAAATGGAGATATAAAATACAGTGCTATTAAAtgtattgaaaataatgaacGTAGCAATGATGAAATGCATATGTTACGTTGGGGAACATTATCAAATGAAGTACAGCCTGCTTCTGAAGAAAAAGTAGACTGCAAATCTGAACCAATAAAAGTTAAAGAAGTTAAAGAAGAAACAAGTCCAAAAAACAAAGTAGATGACAAAAAGAAAGTTGGTCAGAAAAAAGGTTTTGATAATCTTTTTGGAAAAGTCACTAATAAGCAGAAAAGTATTTCAACATTATCTGATGCAAAAAAAGCAGATTCTACTCAAGCAACAAAAAAAGGAGATACATCCAAATCATCAAAAAAGCCTACCCAAGGTGGGCTTAGTAGTTTCCTCCAACCAACCAAAAATGAAGAAGTTAAAAATACAGTAGCTTCAGAAATTAAGAAAGATACAGAGTTAGTgataaaagaaaaaacagaGAAGGAAGTTGTTCCAGATAATAACAAACAACAGAAGAAAAAGACACAAGGGAAAAAACGTAATCGAAGCAAAGATACTACTTCTGCTGCAAAAAGGCGAAAACGCATTACAATTCAGGATGATTCTAGTGATACAGATGAAAATGAAGGAAATGAAGACTTGACTTCTGATGAAGAACAAAGAAGAATAGTGGAATCCTCTCCTGAACATGTTTCTCCTGTAAAAGTACAAAATGATTCTCCACCACGAATCAAAGTTGAAAATAACAAACGTAAAGTTTTGAAAACAGTAGATAAAACGTTTGAAGAAGATGGTTTTCTAGTAACAAAAAAGGTACATGTTTATGAAAGTTGTTCTGAGGAGGAACCAGAAATTGTAGAACCAAAGAAATCTACACCACCAAAatcaaaagagaaaaaaaataataaacaagcaGCTATAACAagcttttttaaaaaaatgtaa